From the genome of Paraburkholderia flava, one region includes:
- the queF gene encoding NADPH-dependent 7-cyano-7-deazaguanine reductase QueF (Catalyzes the NADPH-dependent reduction of 7-cyano-7-deazaguanine (preQ0) to 7-aminomethyl-7-deazaguanine (preQ1) in queuosine biosynthesis): MELGKKSTYESLYNPDRLFAIPREIKRNELGITDALPFFGVDVWNHYEVSWLNRRGLPQVAIAVLHIPCESPNLIESKSMKLYFNTLNNTRFDSVDAVRETVTADLSKCAGAPVVASLQIVDGAAVAGMKALDGESLDHQDIAIEDFEVKPDVLKTVGGRVSETVYSNLLKSNCLVTGQPDWGTVSISYEGDRIDREGLLRYIVSFRNHEEFHEQCVERIFLDISRQCAPEKLSVCARYTRRGGIDINPIRTSERIEAATNDRLVRQ; the protein is encoded by the coding sequence ATGGAGTTGGGCAAGAAGTCGACGTATGAATCGCTGTATAACCCGGATCGACTGTTCGCGATTCCGCGCGAGATCAAGAGAAACGAGCTTGGAATCACCGACGCATTGCCGTTCTTCGGCGTCGACGTCTGGAACCACTACGAGGTGTCCTGGCTGAACCGGCGCGGCTTGCCGCAGGTCGCGATCGCCGTATTGCACATCCCGTGCGAATCGCCGAACCTGATCGAATCGAAGTCGATGAAGCTGTACTTCAACACGCTGAACAACACGCGCTTCGACAGCGTGGACGCGGTGCGCGAAACCGTGACGGCGGATCTGTCGAAGTGCGCGGGTGCGCCCGTCGTTGCGAGCCTGCAGATCGTGGACGGCGCGGCCGTTGCAGGAATGAAGGCGCTCGACGGCGAGTCGCTCGACCACCAGGACATCGCAATCGAAGACTTCGAGGTCAAGCCCGACGTGCTCAAGACAGTCGGTGGGCGGGTCTCGGAAACGGTCTACTCGAACCTGCTGAAATCGAACTGTCTCGTCACCGGCCAGCCGGATTGGGGCACCGTTTCGATCTCGTATGAAGGAGACAGAATCGACCGGGAAGGCTTGCTCCGGTACATCGTTTCGTTCCGCAACCACGAGGAGTTTCACGAGCAGTGCGTGGAGCGCATCTTCCTCGACATCTCGCGACAATGCGCGCCGGAAAAACTGTCGGTCTGCGCGCGGTACACGCGGCGCGGGGGCATCGACATCAATCCCATCCGAACCTCGGAGCGCATCGAGGCAGCGACGAACGATCGCCTCGTCAGACAATGA
- a CDS encoding Nramp family divalent metal transporter, protein MLFKLPTTATAPFCPSEVQGSVAVSTSAPFWKKILQFAGPGLLVSIGYMDPGNWATDIEAGSRYGYSLLFVVVLSSLAAMVLQCLSMRLGIVTGQDLAQLSRARYSPMVARGQWLLAEISIIACDLAEVLGGALAFHLLFKCSLTVGVLLTAFDTLIVLGLKGKNFRDLEAIMLGLIVTIGVGYIIELALVQPHWPSVMQGLVPSWQAVSGREPLYLAIGILGATVMPHNLYLHSSIVQTRAVKRDRPGIASAIGLSRIDTIASLVLALLINAAILILAGAAFHATGHNQVTEIEDAYKLLAPIVGTGFAAVLFAITLLASGQSSTFTGTVAGQVIMEGFLKMKIPCWQRRFITRALALIPALIGVSMLGNGAVGKLLVASQVVLSLQLPFALYPLIRMTDDRTLMGPFANRLPTRILAWLLFAAITAANVWLAVQTFGWIG, encoded by the coding sequence TTGCTGTTCAAACTTCCGACCACCGCCACCGCACCGTTTTGTCCATCCGAAGTTCAAGGCTCGGTCGCCGTCTCAACGAGCGCACCGTTCTGGAAAAAAATCCTCCAGTTTGCGGGGCCTGGTCTGCTGGTCTCCATCGGCTATATGGACCCGGGCAACTGGGCGACCGATATCGAAGCCGGCTCGCGCTACGGCTATAGCCTGCTGTTCGTCGTCGTGCTGTCGAGCCTCGCGGCGATGGTGCTGCAGTGCCTGAGCATGCGTCTCGGCATCGTCACCGGACAAGACCTCGCGCAGCTATCGCGCGCCCGCTATTCGCCGATGGTTGCGCGCGGGCAGTGGCTGCTCGCGGAGATATCGATCATCGCGTGCGATCTCGCCGAAGTGCTCGGCGGGGCGCTCGCATTTCATCTGCTGTTCAAGTGTTCGCTGACGGTCGGCGTGCTGTTGACCGCATTCGACACGCTGATCGTGCTCGGCCTGAAGGGCAAGAATTTTCGGGACCTCGAAGCGATCATGCTGGGGCTGATCGTGACGATCGGCGTCGGCTACATCATCGAACTCGCGCTGGTGCAGCCGCACTGGCCGTCGGTGATGCAGGGGCTGGTGCCGTCGTGGCAGGCGGTCAGCGGACGCGAGCCGCTGTATCTGGCGATCGGCATCCTCGGCGCGACCGTGATGCCGCACAACCTGTATCTGCATTCGTCGATCGTGCAGACTCGCGCGGTGAAGCGCGACCGGCCGGGCATCGCGTCGGCGATCGGGTTGTCGCGCATCGATACGATCGCGTCTCTCGTGCTCGCGCTGCTGATCAACGCAGCGATCCTGATCCTCGCCGGCGCCGCGTTTCATGCGACCGGCCACAACCAGGTCACCGAGATCGAAGACGCGTACAAGCTGCTCGCGCCGATCGTCGGCACCGGTTTCGCCGCGGTGCTGTTCGCGATCACGCTGCTCGCGTCGGGGCAAAGCTCGACGTTCACCGGCACGGTCGCCGGGCAGGTGATCATGGAAGGCTTTCTGAAAATGAAGATTCCGTGCTGGCAGCGGCGCTTCATCACGCGCGCGCTGGCGCTGATCCCCGCGCTGATCGGCGTGTCGATGCTCGGCAACGGTGCGGTCGGCAAGCTGCTCGTCGCGAGCCAGGTGGTGCTGAGTCTGCAACTGCCGTTCGCGTTGTATCCGCTGATCCGGATGACCGACGACCGCACGCTGATGGGACCGTTCGCGAACCGCCTGCCGACACGGATTCTCGCGTGGCTGCTGTTCGCGGCGATCACGGCGGCGAATGTGTGGCTCGCAGTGCAGACGTTCGGCTGGATCGGCTGA
- a CDS encoding 2OG-Fe(II) oxygenase, whose product MESISRRVDALDWSHIDGDLDQHGCAQLPGLLTPRECRALAALYPQDALFRSRVVMARHGFGRGEYRYFDYPLPDAIGALRETFYPHLAPVANRWNDTMGIDVRYPATHAAFLRRCHAAGQRRATPLILQYGTDDYNCLHQDLYGEHVFPLQVAILLSAPGDDFTGGEFAITEQRPRMQSRVEVVPLNQGDAVIFAVHHRPVQGTRGSYRVNLRHGVSRLRSGQRHTLGVIFHDAQ is encoded by the coding sequence ATGGAATCGATCAGCCGACGCGTCGACGCACTCGACTGGTCGCACATCGACGGCGATCTCGACCAGCACGGCTGCGCACAGCTCCCCGGATTGCTGACGCCGCGCGAATGCCGCGCACTCGCCGCGCTGTATCCGCAAGACGCGCTGTTTCGCAGCCGTGTCGTGATGGCGCGGCACGGCTTCGGACGCGGCGAATACCGGTACTTCGACTATCCGCTGCCCGACGCGATCGGCGCGTTGCGCGAGACGTTTTATCCGCATCTCGCGCCGGTCGCGAATCGCTGGAACGACACGATGGGAATCGATGTGCGCTACCCCGCTACGCACGCCGCGTTTCTGCGACGCTGCCACGCAGCGGGCCAGCGCCGCGCGACGCCGCTGATCCTGCAATACGGCACCGACGACTACAACTGCCTGCATCAGGATCTCTACGGCGAGCACGTGTTTCCGCTGCAGGTCGCGATCCTGCTGTCGGCGCCCGGCGACGATTTCACCGGCGGCGAATTCGCGATTACGGAGCAGCGTCCGCGCATGCAGTCGCGCGTGGAAGTCGTGCCGCTGAATCAGGGCGATGCGGTGATTTTCGCGGTGCATCATCGGCCGGTGCAGGGTACGCGCGGGTCGTATCGCGTGAATTTGCGGCACGGCGTGAGCCGGCTGCGCTCGGGGCAGCGGCATACGCTCGGGGTGATTTTTCACGACGCGCAGTAG
- the deoC gene encoding deoxyribose-phosphate aldolase — protein MFEAPSLSSSVVALHRGSALHPLRNPGMPFDAGWLDGLRVNQSAVERRTATLGTRRTVKKDAQAAWLLKAITCIDLTTLSGDDTEGRVRRLCAKARQPVRADLLDALGIAPHAITTGAVCVYHRFVGAAVDALAGSGIPVAAVSTGFPAGLIPHPLKLKEIEASVADGAAEIDIVVTREHVLTGNWQALYDEVREFRAACGDAHLKAILATGDIRTLSNVARASMVCMMAGADFIKTSTGKEGVNATLDVSLVMVRMIREYHERTGVLIGFKPAGGVSNAKTVLNYQILMKEELGREWLEPALFRIGASSLLADIERQLEHYASGRYSAFNRHPVA, from the coding sequence ATGTTTGAAGCTCCCTCGCTGTCCTCGTCGGTTGTCGCGCTGCATCGCGGTTCCGCCCTGCATCCGCTGCGCAATCCCGGCATGCCGTTCGACGCCGGCTGGCTCGACGGTCTGCGCGTCAACCAGTCCGCCGTCGAGCGCCGTACCGCGACGCTCGGCACGCGGCGCACCGTCAAGAAGGACGCCCAGGCAGCGTGGCTGCTGAAGGCGATCACCTGCATCGATCTCACCACGCTGAGCGGCGACGACACCGAAGGCCGCGTGCGTCGCCTGTGCGCGAAAGCGCGCCAGCCCGTGCGCGCCGATCTGCTCGACGCGCTCGGCATCGCGCCGCATGCAATCACGACAGGCGCGGTGTGCGTTTATCACCGCTTCGTCGGCGCGGCCGTCGATGCGCTCGCGGGCAGCGGCATTCCCGTGGCCGCCGTGTCGACCGGTTTTCCGGCCGGGCTGATCCCGCATCCGCTGAAGCTGAAGGAAATCGAGGCGTCGGTAGCCGACGGCGCAGCCGAGATCGACATCGTCGTCACGCGCGAACACGTGCTCACCGGCAACTGGCAGGCGCTCTACGACGAAGTGCGCGAGTTCCGCGCCGCATGCGGCGACGCGCATCTGAAAGCGATTCTCGCCACCGGCGATATCCGCACGCTGTCGAATGTCGCGCGCGCGTCGATGGTCTGCATGATGGCCGGCGCCGATTTCATCAAGACGTCGACCGGCAAGGAAGGCGTGAACGCGACGCTCGACGTATCGCTCGTGATGGTGCGGATGATCCGCGAATATCACGAACGCACCGGCGTACTGATCGGCTTCAAGCCGGCGGGCGGCGTGTCGAACGCGAAGACCGTACTGAACTACCAGATCCTGATGAAGGAAGAACTCGGCCGCGAATGGCTCGAACCGGCGCTGTTCCGGATCGGCGCGTCGAGCCTGCTCGCCGACATCGAACGCCAGCTCGAGCATTACGCGAGCGGCCGCTATTCCGCCTTCAACCGTCACCCTGTTGCCTGA
- a CDS encoding nuclear transport factor 2 family protein — MNTHTDLIDRYFDAWNETDNTRRRELIAKTWAPDASYVDPMLAGDGHDGIDAMIRAVHERFPGHTFERTTDVDGYANRLRFSWTLATPSGEPFVKGSDFGTVDAHGRLQTVVGFLDEAPSSS; from the coding sequence ATGAACACGCACACCGACCTGATCGACCGCTACTTCGACGCATGGAACGAAACCGATAACACCCGCCGCCGTGAGTTGATCGCGAAGACGTGGGCGCCCGACGCGTCGTATGTCGACCCGATGCTCGCAGGCGATGGCCACGACGGCATCGACGCGATGATCCGCGCGGTCCACGAGCGCTTTCCCGGCCACACGTTCGAGCGCACCACCGACGTCGACGGCTACGCAAACCGGCTGCGTTTCTCGTGGACGCTGGCGACGCCGTCGGGCGAGCCGTTCGTCAAGGGCTCGGACTTCGGCACCGTCGACGCGCACGGCCGCCTGCAAACCGTCGTCGGTTTTCTCGACGAAGCACCGTCGTCGTCGTGA
- a CDS encoding queuosine precursor transporter — MQKPTHQIEAVIEPTEAQKKVIVRVKVSESGVTFKMPADDLYHRHWLEKFSPEDIAHIAFLNAAMYTDGLVPIEYFPKKKQQLTRSVLMLAMLFVAFIVISNVTGFRVIQLHLGWLPGGLGDAVTFPAALVVFPMTYIFSTLVTEVYGYRTSRLVIWGGMTVNFALVIGMWAVSLLPVAPEWGAQNQAAIAGYDILVGNFSRTFLASTVAYFCGEFINTTLLAKLKIASAGKYLWGRVLFSTGFAITVDSAIFCTLLFYGVLPMHAIVPMILFQITVKAIYELALLPVTTHVSSWLKKIDKIDYYDFNTNFNPFAFKD; from the coding sequence ATGCAGAAACCGACGCATCAGATCGAGGCCGTCATCGAGCCCACCGAGGCTCAGAAGAAGGTGATCGTGCGGGTCAAGGTCAGCGAGTCGGGCGTCACGTTCAAGATGCCCGCGGATGATCTCTATCACCGGCACTGGCTCGAGAAATTCTCGCCTGAGGACATCGCGCACATCGCGTTCCTGAACGCGGCGATGTACACCGACGGCCTCGTGCCGATCGAATATTTTCCGAAGAAGAAACAGCAGCTCACGCGCTCCGTGCTGATGCTTGCGATGCTGTTCGTCGCGTTCATCGTCATCTCCAACGTGACGGGATTCCGCGTCATCCAGCTCCATCTGGGCTGGCTGCCCGGTGGTCTCGGCGACGCCGTCACGTTCCCGGCCGCGTTGGTCGTGTTCCCGATGACGTACATCTTCAGCACGCTCGTCACCGAGGTCTACGGATATCGCACCAGCCGTCTCGTGATCTGGGGAGGCATGACGGTCAACTTCGCGCTGGTGATCGGGATGTGGGCGGTCTCGCTGCTTCCGGTCGCGCCCGAATGGGGCGCGCAGAACCAGGCGGCGATTGCCGGCTACGACATCCTCGTGGGCAATTTTTCGCGGACCTTCCTGGCGTCGACGGTCGCGTACTTCTGCGGCGAATTTATCAACACGACGCTGCTCGCCAAACTGAAGATCGCGAGCGCAGGGAAGTATCTGTGGGGACGTGTGCTGTTCAGCACGGGCTTTGCGATCACCGTGGATAGCGCGATCTTCTGCACGCTACTGTTCTACGGCGTGCTGCCGATGCATGCGATCGTGCCGATGATTCTTTTCCAGATCACGGTGAAGGCCATCTACGAACTCGCGCTGCTGCCCGTGACGACCCACGTCTCCAGCTGGTTGAAGAAGATCGACAAGATCGACTACTACGACTTCAACACCAACTTCAATCCGTTCGCGTTCAAGGACTGA
- a CDS encoding helix-turn-helix domain-containing protein gives MNTLSFSSSSSVGSVSRTVGDLLREWRQRRRMSQLLLAAEADISTRHLSFVESGRSLPSREMVMHLAERLDVPLRARNTLLVAAGYAPLFRERPLNDPQLAIAREAVEQVLKGHEPYPALAVDRHWNIVSTNGALGLLIASASPALLEAPVNALRLSLHPQGIAPAIVNWHAWRAHLLARLQRQIDVSGDATLVALRDELAAYPAPPDAEPFDPADASGVEQIVVPLRIRTALGTLSFFSTTTVFGTPVDVTLSELAIEAFFPADAQTAQALQAVGANR, from the coding sequence ATGAACACACTCTCCTTTTCGTCTTCCTCCTCCGTCGGCTCCGTGAGTCGCACCGTCGGCGATCTGCTGCGTGAATGGCGGCAGCGTCGCCGGATGAGTCAGTTGCTGCTCGCGGCCGAAGCGGACATCTCGACGCGGCATCTGAGCTTCGTCGAATCGGGACGCTCGCTGCCGAGCCGCGAGATGGTGATGCATCTCGCCGAGCGGCTCGACGTGCCGCTGCGCGCACGCAATACGCTGCTCGTCGCGGCGGGTTACGCGCCGCTGTTTCGCGAACGTCCGTTGAACGATCCGCAGCTCGCGATCGCACGTGAAGCGGTCGAGCAGGTGTTGAAGGGACACGAGCCGTATCCCGCGCTTGCGGTGGACCGGCACTGGAACATCGTGTCGACCAACGGCGCGCTTGGGCTGCTGATCGCGAGCGCGAGTCCCGCGCTGCTCGAAGCGCCGGTGAATGCGCTGCGACTGTCGCTGCATCCGCAGGGCATCGCGCCGGCGATCGTTAACTGGCATGCGTGGCGCGCGCATCTGCTCGCGCGGCTGCAGCGGCAGATCGACGTCAGCGGCGACGCGACACTCGTCGCGCTACGCGACGAACTGGCCGCGTACCCCGCGCCGCCCGACGCGGAACCGTTCGATCCCGCCGATGCATCGGGCGTCGAACAGATCGTCGTGCCGCTGCGGATCCGCACCGCGCTCGGCACGCTGTCGTTCTTCAGCACGACGACCGTGTTCGGTACGCCGGTCGACGTGACGCTGTCGGAACTTGCGATCGAAGCGTTCTTTCCCGCCGATGCGCAAACGGCTCAGGCGTTGCAGGCGGTCGGCGCGAATCGCTGA
- a CDS encoding acyl-CoA dehydrogenase family protein, whose amino-acid sequence MNDPRSPALSPDLAGLLAALRETAAQRDRDGGHAAQEKQWIADAGLLTLAVPREFGGAGARWTDIYRTIRALATVDSALAHLVGFQCLQIVSVDVWGNDVQRERYLRGTVDARWWWGNAVNPLDSRLVATATADGGYSVTGVKGFCSGTRGSSMMTVSAHDPATRKPAVAVVPTTREGITVHDDWDPIGQRQTDSGSVSFENVRIDAHEVLHRSEVTPTPRATLRTLVSQLVLTNLFTGIAQGALDEARRYVTQHGRPWIASGVEKATDDPYMLQRFGEMRLRAVSAEALADRAAQALDDAWNEGTNLTADARAHVALAVSEAKIVAHRAALEVSENLFDACGARATGASLALDRFWRNARVHTLHDPLDYRLRDLGRYALNGTLPEVSLYT is encoded by the coding sequence ATGAACGATCCACGCAGTCCCGCGTTGAGTCCGGATCTCGCCGGCCTGCTCGCCGCGTTGCGCGAAACCGCTGCGCAGCGCGATCGCGACGGCGGCCACGCCGCGCAGGAAAAACAATGGATCGCCGACGCCGGTCTGCTGACACTCGCCGTGCCGCGCGAATTCGGCGGCGCGGGCGCACGCTGGACCGACATCTATCGGACGATTCGCGCGCTCGCTACGGTCGATAGCGCGCTTGCGCATCTGGTCGGGTTCCAGTGTCTGCAGATAGTGAGCGTCGACGTGTGGGGCAACGACGTGCAGCGCGAACGTTATCTGCGCGGCACGGTGGACGCGCGCTGGTGGTGGGGCAACGCAGTCAATCCGCTCGACTCACGACTCGTCGCAACGGCAACGGCGGACGGCGGCTATAGCGTGACCGGCGTGAAGGGCTTCTGCTCCGGTACACGCGGCTCGTCGATGATGACCGTGTCCGCACACGATCCCGCGACCCGCAAACCGGCCGTCGCAGTCGTGCCGACCACGCGCGAAGGCATCACCGTGCACGACGACTGGGACCCGATCGGTCAGCGGCAAACCGACAGTGGCAGCGTGTCATTCGAGAACGTGCGGATCGACGCGCATGAGGTGCTGCATCGCTCGGAAGTGACGCCGACGCCGCGCGCGACGTTGCGCACGCTCGTGTCGCAACTGGTGCTGACCAATCTGTTCACCGGAATCGCGCAGGGCGCGCTCGACGAAGCGCGTCGCTACGTGACGCAGCATGGGCGTCCGTGGATCGCATCGGGTGTCGAGAAGGCCACCGACGATCCATACATGCTTCAACGCTTCGGCGAAATGCGCTTGCGCGCTGTCAGCGCCGAAGCGCTCGCCGACCGCGCAGCGCAAGCACTCGACGATGCGTGGAACGAAGGAACAAATCTGACCGCCGATGCACGCGCGCACGTCGCGCTCGCCGTATCGGAAGCGAAGATCGTCGCGCATCGCGCGGCGCTCGAGGTCAGCGAAAACCTGTTCGACGCATGCGGCGCACGCGCGACCGGCGCGTCGCTCGCGCTCGACCGATTCTGGCGCAACGCGCGCGTGCACACGCTGCACGACCCGCTCGACTATCGGCTCCGCGACCTCGGACGCTACGCGCTCAACGGGACATTGCCGGAAGTTTCTCTGTACACTTGA
- the flhD gene encoding flagellar transcriptional regulator FlhD: protein MDRSSETLESIREINLSYIMLAQRMLREDKPVGMFRLGLSSELADLLAGLSLAQIVKLAASDQLLCFFRFSDHAMLSALTQTTKHAEVSPTHAAILLAGQPAEQFA from the coding sequence ATGGACCGTAGCAGCGAGACGCTGGAGTCAATCCGCGAAATCAATTTGTCGTACATCATGCTCGCGCAGCGCATGTTGCGCGAGGACAAGCCTGTCGGGATGTTCCGGCTGGGACTGTCGTCGGAGCTGGCTGATTTGCTTGCCGGTCTGTCGCTCGCACAGATCGTCAAACTGGCCGCCTCCGACCAGCTTTTATGTTTTTTCCGCTTCAGCGACCACGCGATGTTGTCGGCGCTGACGCAGACCACGAAGCATGCGGAAGTATCGCCTACTCACGCGGCTATCCTGCTAGCAGGCCAGCCTGCTGAGCAGTTCGCCTGA
- a CDS encoding S24 family peptidase, with translation MVQRIRKLMQSRNIIDAELARTTGMSPGTLSRILSGETADPRLSSLSAIAGALDSTVGYITGSERAYPIPILDWEQIVPFADGALKTDRPLHSLTVDTAPAAGTFAVRTTPSMEPRFRAGSLIIVEPASQYRDGQVGVVSFNARDAVVRRFTKDGSAIYLKRIDHASDPAAVSLDDAVRVLGVVTESRMQEGVSP, from the coding sequence ATGGTTCAACGCATCAGGAAGCTGATGCAGTCGAGAAACATCATCGATGCCGAACTTGCGCGCACGACCGGCATGTCGCCGGGCACGCTCAGCCGGATTCTGTCCGGAGAAACAGCCGACCCGCGTCTCAGCTCGCTGTCGGCGATTGCGGGCGCACTGGATTCGACCGTTGGCTACATCACCGGTAGCGAACGTGCGTATCCGATTCCTATCCTCGACTGGGAGCAGATCGTGCCGTTCGCGGACGGCGCACTGAAGACGGACCGCCCGTTGCATTCGTTGACCGTCGACACCGCGCCGGCAGCCGGCACGTTTGCGGTACGAACCACGCCGTCGATGGAGCCGCGCTTCCGCGCCGGTTCATTGATCATCGTCGAACCTGCATCGCAGTATCGCGACGGCCAGGTCGGCGTCGTGTCGTTCAACGCACGCGATGCGGTGGTCCGCCGGTTCACGAAGGACGGCAGTGCGATCTATCTCAAGCGTATCGATCATGCCAGCGACCCGGCTGCCGTATCGCTCGACGACGCCGTGCGGGTGCTCGGCGTCGTCACGGAATCGCGGATGCAGGAAGGCGTCAGTCCTTGA
- a CDS encoding YeeE/YedE family protein: protein MSDLASSLPRAPRRFDINPTPLAVALALIALGAFYLAQTVSGRQAALYVVGALLGMSLYHAAFGFTSAWRVFIADGRGAGLRAQMLMLASGVLLFFPALSAGSLFGRPVVGLVAPAGTSVIVGAFMFGIGMQLGGGCASGTLYTVGGGSTRMIVTLVAFVVGSVVATAQMPFWTALPALKPLSLVKTLGAGPAIALNLVVFAAIAALTVAIERRRHGRLVDEPLRPRHASPWLHGPWPLFVGAIALVLLNFATLALSGRPWGITSAFALWGAKALSTLGVGVADWPYWATQANAGSLAAPVSHDVTTVMDIGIVIGAMTAAALAGRYAPVWRVPLRSLVAAVVGGLLLGYGARLAYGCNIGAYFSGIVSGSLHGWLWLVAAFAGNVVGTRLRPAFGLEVERVQRTGC, encoded by the coding sequence ATGTCCGATCTCGCATCCTCCCTGCCCCGTGCGCCCCGCCGCTTCGACATCAACCCCACGCCGCTCGCCGTCGCGCTCGCGCTGATTGCGCTCGGCGCGTTCTATCTCGCACAGACGGTCAGCGGCCGGCAGGCCGCGCTATATGTGGTCGGCGCGCTGCTCGGCATGTCGCTGTATCACGCGGCGTTCGGCTTCACGTCCGCGTGGCGCGTGTTCATCGCGGACGGTCGCGGCGCCGGCCTGCGCGCGCAGATGCTGATGCTCGCGAGCGGCGTGCTGCTGTTCTTTCCTGCGCTATCCGCCGGCTCGCTGTTTGGGCGGCCCGTCGTTGGGCTGGTCGCGCCGGCGGGTACGTCGGTGATCGTCGGCGCGTTCATGTTCGGCATCGGCATGCAGCTCGGCGGCGGCTGCGCGTCGGGCACGCTCTATACAGTGGGCGGAGGCAGCACGCGGATGATCGTGACGCTCGTCGCGTTCGTCGTCGGCTCGGTGGTCGCGACCGCGCAGATGCCGTTCTGGACCGCTCTGCCCGCGCTCAAACCGCTGTCGCTCGTGAAGACACTCGGCGCCGGTCCCGCGATCGCATTGAATCTCGTCGTGTTCGCGGCGATCGCCGCGCTGACCGTCGCGATCGAACGGCGCCGTCACGGCCGGCTCGTCGACGAACCGCTGCGGCCGCGTCACGCGTCGCCGTGGCTGCACGGTCCGTGGCCGCTGTTCGTTGGTGCGATCGCGCTCGTGCTGCTCAACTTCGCGACGCTCGCGTTGTCCGGCCGACCATGGGGCATCACGTCGGCGTTCGCGCTGTGGGGAGCGAAGGCGCTGTCGACACTCGGCGTCGGCGTCGCGGACTGGCCGTACTGGGCAACGCAGGCGAATGCCGGCTCGCTCGCCGCCCCGGTCTCGCACGACGTGACGACCGTGATGGACATCGGCATCGTGATCGGCGCGATGACAGCGGCGGCGCTCGCCGGCCGCTATGCACCGGTATGGCGGGTGCCGTTGCGTTCGCTCGTCGCGGCTGTCGTCGGCGGGCTGCTGCTCGGCTATGGCGCGCGACTCGCGTACGGCTGCAACATCGGTGCGTATTTCAGCGGCATCGTGTCGGGCAGTCTGCACGGCTGGCTGTGGCTCGTCGCCGCGTTCGCGGGCAACGTGGTCGGCACACGTTTGCGTCCGGCGTTCGGTCTCGAGGTCGAACGCGTCCAGCGGACCGGCTGCTAG
- the flhC gene encoding flagellar transcriptional regulator FlhC — MTATLKRSLTEDAQEVFRAIALIELGARMQVLESELTLSRDRMIRLYREVKGVSPPKGMLPFSADWYMTWLANIHASLFYNTYLFLKNEARCSHLDALTKGYRLYLEHCRHSETEPVLDLTRAWTLVRFFDADILQLTPCCRCSGKFVAHRHDLQQNVVCGACQPPSRAGKTKKAAAAAKQEVPTIAEAA; from the coding sequence ATGACTGCGACGCTCAAGCGCAGCTTGACCGAAGACGCTCAGGAAGTGTTCCGCGCGATTGCGCTGATCGAACTGGGCGCGCGCATGCAGGTGCTGGAAAGCGAACTCACGCTGTCGCGCGACCGCATGATCCGCCTGTATCGCGAGGTCAAGGGCGTATCGCCGCCGAAGGGCATGTTGCCGTTCTCCGCGGACTGGTACATGACGTGGCTCGCGAACATTCATGCTTCGCTGTTCTACAACACTTACCTGTTCCTGAAAAACGAAGCGCGTTGCTCGCATCTGGACGCACTGACCAAGGGCTACAGGCTGTATCTCGAACACTGCCGGCACAGCGAGACCGAGCCGGTGCTGGATTTGACCCGGGCATGGACGCTCGTGCGTTTCTTCGACGCCGACATCCTGCAGCTGACGCCTTGCTGCCGTTGCAGCGGCAAGTTCGTCGCGCACCGGCATGATTTGCAGCAGAACGTCGTGTGCGGCGCATGTCAGCCGCCGTCACGCGCGGGGAAGACGAAGAAGGCGGCCGCCGCCGCGAAACAGGAAGTGCCGACGATTGCAGAAGCGGCCTGA
- a CDS encoding GNAT family N-acetyltransferase: MAKSDIIVRQLGIADLDAYFQLRLRGLAEHPEAFGRSHAETVASGPEQYRATLEGTMADEGRFILGAALTGSDGTPSEGPLVGTLALIRSQSERERHKASAVGMYVASEAAGRGVGRALVEALLERARRIDGLRQVQLVVTSTNVAARGLYESLGFVAYGREREGLRVGDTFYDADLMAYFL; the protein is encoded by the coding sequence GTGGCAAAAAGCGACATCATCGTCCGGCAACTCGGCATCGCCGATCTCGACGCTTACTTCCAGTTGCGGCTGCGCGGTCTCGCCGAGCATCCCGAGGCATTCGGCAGGAGCCATGCGGAAACGGTCGCGAGCGGGCCGGAGCAATATCGTGCGACGCTCGAAGGCACGATGGCGGATGAAGGCCGGTTCATTCTCGGAGCGGCGCTGACCGGGAGCGACGGCACGCCGAGCGAAGGCCCACTCGTCGGCACGCTCGCGCTGATCCGCTCGCAGAGCGAACGGGAGCGGCACAAGGCATCGGCGGTCGGGATGTATGTCGCGTCGGAAGCGGCGGGGCGCGGCGTCGGACGCGCGCTGGTCGAAGCGTTGCTCGAGCGCGCCAGGCGCATCGACGGGCTGCGGCAGGTGCAACTGGTGGTCACGAGCACGAACGTCGCGGCGCGCGGGCTGTACGAATCGCTGGGTTTTGTCGCGTATGGGCGCGAACGCGAAGGGCTGCGGGTCGGCGATACGTTCTACGACGCGGATCTGATGGCGTACTTTCTGTAG